A window from Purpureocillium takamizusanense chromosome 3, complete sequence encodes these proteins:
- a CDS encoding uncharacterized protein (EggNog:ENOG503NVAY) has product MRRLSMRPLSQHDGSNRSSIIADSTSVAYSLSSTSPILARSSSTAPPLPPNKLVKRAPSTRLPEPGDSPARRPKGHRPTLRRPATSHQRSATLQQFRADIDVAGSAAHPKYSFEQPISPEELLGASPIDPIPATQAWSAWKSFFHLRRATNATPSGRSLGDSSPSAGPSGIASICPDRRSRQRAYLLKPNMISAPLVPGVQPTPMRAEEDAGRHPSADTPKGLKPSPEITAAPPTRTKRSLSASLSTAANNWVLKTSGSLRRPKRGGDQHNDQGGNKRHVSAPAGGSPPAMVQQRQHHHQGSNTPEKSASAPIVPNAQGSTLGSAASIQRPCHKRDAFSPLPPLSMSGSAAGFHDDLVSRSGGARHGRPNQPSGSSTSSAAMSQLRGSHYERCSVLESSDGDGRGFASGDEDDTDFKSDTVFDSLRTLSSARVRAVETPLESVYDESPPSTAGNGRTKRLSIHEMLGGRGWDGGIKIMEEEDETSSTPVRAAKHAGAGFALHDGADEPRFSLESSHNAVSQPPRDPGRFSIDDDFDEDWTRDDDGPFNALSPPSQGHHHANSLTARGMNPNVRLALASIEGDATPRLRGDAHRSERPLSNLFDWSEPPAHDKQDSNGTGLRPRTSYAMPEVDLRGGRSATRKVPAPLHVRSQSVPVVHDFNDESKPMGAKYGTWGLGTKTVSEDWDEDFEFGGANSEYEGKGAGEVFAVPESIRATQPSVRAHSGQIRELSLLVNDLKRLCRHGRELNMLSGDQRGLWKEAEGIIALASPDEDDVNEDHQSIASAAHTDAFDINERLVEDGYDAASLDRLDAAIDSQEPAMSRTAVVRERQSPRRRSVFSPEDDIFGGSWPLADGDAPSSNRPSRPRTPDNRPPKPNDVTGMVRSVMESVQNHRAPPEPMPSPRGNNGNPRVHFDTNSLKALVRRAGELRDILSDSIRREDQITQSPARTPRHERRLESSPAFTRVFDDPGSSPPRRSALKNRATASIMESQTPEKSPSSVMGRRAPMMTVS; this is encoded by the coding sequence ATGAGACGGCTGTCGATGCGTCCTCTGTCTCAGCACGACGGCAGTAACAGATCGAGTATAATCGCCGACTCGACGTCAGTCGCTTACTCGCTCAGCTCGACGTCTCCCATACTGGCTCGGTCCAGCTCCACGGCACCGCCTCTGCCCCCGAACAAGCTTGTCAAGCGGGCTCCCTCGACGCGCCTGCCCGAACCTGGAGAttcgccagcccgccgccccaagGGACACCGGCCTACTCTTCGTCGACCGGCCACGAGCCATCAGAGGTCCGCGACCCTCCAGCAATTCCGGGCTGACATTGACGTGGCCGGCTCCGCCGCGCACCCCAAGTATTCCTTTGAGCAGCCAATTTCCCCCGAGGAACTTCTTGGAGCGTCGCCCATCGACCCGATACCCGCCACGCAGGCTTGGTCTGCCTGGAAGTCGTTCTTTCACCTGAGACGAGCGACCAACGCTACCCCCTCGGGCCGCTCCCTCGGGGACAGCAGCCCATCGGCAGGACCCTCTGGCATAGCGAGCATCTGCCCCGACAGGAGGTCGCGGCAAAGAGCCTACTTGCTGAAACCGAACATGATTTCTGCACCGCTCGTGCCCGGCGTCCAGCCGACGCCCATGAGAGCTGAGGAGGATGCCGGCCGACACCCCTCTGCCGACACACCCAAGGGCCTGAAGCCCTCACCAGAAatcaccgccgcgccgccgacgcggaccAAGCGATCTCTCTCGGCGAGCCTTTCGACAGCAGCCAACAACTGGGTTCTGAAGACGTCAGGAAGCCTGCGTCGACCTAAACGAGGTGGCGACCAGCACAATGACCAGGGCGGGAATAAGCGGCACGTGTCAGCCCCAgccggcggctcgccgccagccatggtgcagcagcgccaacaccaccaccaaggaAGCAATACGCCCGAGAAATCAGCAAGCGCCCCGATCGTCCCAAATGCGCAGGGGTCGACGCTCGGCTCAGCTGCCTCTATCCAGCGACCATGCCATAAAAGAGATGCATTCTCCCCACTGCCCCCGCTTTCCATGTCGGGCTCTGCAGCTGGATTCCATGACGATTTAGTATCGCGTTCCGGCGGGGCTCGTCACGGTCGGCCTAACCAGCCGTCGGGTAGCTCGACCAGTTCCGCTGCCATGTCGCAGCTGAGAGGATCGCACTATGAACGATGCTCCGTCCTGGAGAGctcggacggcgacggtcgcGGTTTCgcgtcgggcgacgaggacgataCCGACTTCAAGAGCGACACCGTCTTCGATTCGCTGCGGACCCTCTCGTCGGCCCGCGTACGGGCGGTGGAGACGCCGCTCGAATCCGTGTACgacgagtcgccgccgagcaccgccggcaacggcaggACCAAGCGCCTCTCCATACACGAGatgctcggcggccggggtTGGGATGGCGGCATCAAGatcatggaggaggaggatgagacCTCGTCTACGCCGGTCCGTGCCGCCAAACATGCGGGGGCTGGCTTCGCGctccacgacggcgcggacgagcCCCGTTTCAGCTTAGAGTCGTCGCACAATGCTGTTTCACAACCGCCCAGGGACCCGGGTCGCTTTTCGATTGACGACGATTTTGACGAGGATTGGACGAgagatgacgacggcccATTTAACGCACTCTCCCCCCCGTCAcagggccaccaccacgccaaCTCGCTCACTGCCCGAGGCATGAACCCCAACGTGCGCCTTGCCCTGGCCAGCATCGAAGGAGACGCGACACCCCGGCTGCGAGGCGACGCCCATCGCAGCGAACGCCCGCTGAGCAACCTGTTTGATTGGAGCGAGCCGCCCGCTCATGACAAGCAGGACAGCAACGGGACCGGTCTACGCCCCAGGACGTCGTACGCCATGCCCGAAGTGGACTTGAGAGGCGGCCGTTCCGCTACGCGCAAGGTtcccgcgccgctgcacgtCCGAAGCCAGAGCGTTCCCGTCGTCCACGACTTCAATGACGAGTCGAAGCCCATGGGTGCCAAGTACGGCACCTGGGGCCTGGGCACCAAGACTGTCTCCGAGGACTGGGACGAGGATTTTGAGTTTGGCGGGGCGAATAGCGAATACGAAGGcaagggcgccggcgaggtgtTTGCCGTTCCCGAGTCGATCCGCGCGACGCAGCCGAGCGTCAGGGCGCATTCGGGTCAGATACGCGAgctgtcgctgctggtcAATGACCTGAAACGCCTCTGCCGGCACGGCCGTGAGCTGAACATGCTCAGTGGGGACCAGCGGGGCCTGTGGAAGGAGGCTGAAggcatcatcgccctcgcatcacccgacgaagacgacgtgAACGAGGATCACCAGTCCATCGCGTCGGCGGCCCACACGGATGCCTTTGATATCAACGAACGTCTCGTCGAAGACGGCTAtgacgccgcctcgctcgaccgcctcgacgccgccattgACAGCCAAGagccggccatgtcgaggacggcggtcGTGCGAGAGCGGCAATCTCCCCGACGCCGGTCCGTCTTCTCCCCGGAGGATGATATTTTTGGAGGCAGCTGGCCGCTGGCAGATGGCGACGCACCTTCTTCCAACCGGCCCAGCCGGCCACGGACGCCAGATAACCggccgcccaagcccaacGACGTCACCGGCATGGTCCGATCGGTCATGGAGTCGGTGCAGAACCATCGTGCGCCCCCGGAAccgatgccctcgccccgGGGCAACAATGGCAACCCCCGCGTGCACTTCGACACCAACAGCCTCAAGGCACTGGTAAGGCGAGCCGGCGAACTGCGGGACATTTTATCCGACAGCATCCGCAGGGAAGATCAGATCACACAGAGCCCAGCGAGGACACCTCGACACGAGCGTCGTCTCGAGTCCAGCCCTGCCTTTACTCGCGTCTTCGACGACCCCGGCTCaagcccgcctcgacgcagCGCCCTTAAGAATCGCGCCACAGCCTCCATCATGGAGAGCCAAACGCCAGAAAAGTCGCCATCCTCGGTCATGGGCCGGCGCGcaccgatgatgacggtgagCTAG